The Streptomyces sp. SS1-1 genome has a segment encoding these proteins:
- a CDS encoding NADH-ubiquinone oxidoreductase-F iron-sulfur binding region domain-containing protein, whose translation MDLHFGDSKPTDDERAAVDALLGPPESSWEGADRSDADLRWARGGRAARDRRDLLLPGLHALNDRIGWISEGALDYLCRRLTVPPAEAYGVATFYALFSVRPRPATVLHVCTDLACAAAGAGGLCAGIEGRLRPGSGVSVQRSPCLGLCERAPAALAVKAGDPVRTAVSAPATVEDAVLAASAPDSAPAEPPAAMAVPQAGDPSLTLLRRVGVVDPSSLDDYRVHGGYTALRRAFELGPAGVIREVTDSGLVGRGGAAFPTGRKWQATASQPDHPHYLVCNADESEPGTFKDRVLMEGDPYALVEAMTIAGYATGAHRGYLYLRGEYPRALRRLEHAIAQARARGFLGDDVLGQGYAFDIEIRRGAGAYICGEETALFNSIEGYRGEPRSKPPFPVEKGLFGKPTVENNVETLVNVLPILTMGAPAYAAVGTARSTGPKLYCVSGSVDRPGVYELPFGATLGELLRLAGVRDGLRAVLLGGAAGGFVRADEMDIPLTFEGTREAGTTLGSGVVLAFDGTVPLPRLLLRIAEFFRDESCGQCVPCRVGTVRQEEALHRIAERTGAAAADDIALLREVGRAMRDASICGLGQTAWNAVESAIDRLGAYA comes from the coding sequence GTGGACCTGCACTTCGGCGACAGCAAACCCACGGACGACGAACGGGCGGCCGTGGACGCCCTCCTCGGCCCTCCGGAGTCCTCGTGGGAGGGCGCCGACCGTTCCGACGCCGACCTGAGGTGGGCGCGCGGCGGCCGCGCCGCCCGGGACCGCCGTGACCTGCTGCTGCCGGGGCTGCACGCCCTCAACGACCGGATCGGCTGGATCAGCGAGGGCGCCCTCGACTACCTGTGCCGGCGGCTGACGGTGCCGCCGGCGGAGGCGTACGGCGTCGCCACCTTCTACGCCCTGTTCTCCGTCAGGCCGCGCCCCGCCACCGTGCTGCACGTGTGCACGGACCTGGCGTGCGCGGCGGCCGGCGCGGGCGGGCTGTGCGCCGGGATCGAGGGGCGGCTCAGGCCGGGCAGCGGCGTGAGCGTGCAGCGCAGCCCCTGCCTCGGCCTGTGCGAACGGGCCCCCGCCGCCCTCGCGGTGAAGGCCGGCGATCCGGTGCGTACGGCGGTGTCGGCACCGGCGACCGTGGAGGACGCCGTGCTCGCCGCGAGCGCGCCGGACTCGGCTCCCGCGGAGCCGCCCGCGGCGATGGCGGTCCCGCAGGCCGGGGACCCCTCGCTGACGCTGCTGCGGCGCGTCGGCGTCGTCGACCCGTCCTCGCTGGACGACTACCGGGTCCACGGCGGGTACACCGCGCTGCGCCGGGCCTTCGAGCTCGGCCCCGCCGGGGTGATCCGCGAGGTCACCGACTCCGGCCTGGTCGGCCGCGGCGGCGCCGCCTTCCCCACCGGCCGCAAATGGCAGGCCACGGCGTCCCAGCCCGACCATCCGCACTACCTGGTCTGCAACGCCGACGAGTCCGAGCCCGGCACCTTCAAGGACCGGGTGCTGATGGAGGGCGACCCGTACGCGCTGGTCGAGGCCATGACGATCGCCGGGTACGCGACGGGCGCCCACCGGGGCTACCTGTATCTGCGCGGCGAGTACCCGCGCGCGCTGCGTCGGCTGGAGCACGCGATCGCGCAGGCCCGGGCGCGCGGCTTCCTCGGCGACGACGTCCTCGGCCAGGGGTACGCCTTCGACATCGAGATCCGGCGGGGCGCGGGCGCCTACATCTGCGGCGAGGAGACCGCGCTGTTCAACTCCATCGAGGGCTACCGGGGCGAGCCGCGCTCCAAGCCGCCGTTCCCCGTGGAGAAGGGGCTGTTCGGCAAGCCGACGGTGGAGAACAACGTCGAGACGCTGGTCAACGTCCTGCCGATCCTGACGATGGGCGCCCCGGCGTACGCGGCCGTCGGCACCGCGCGGTCCACCGGGCCCAAGCTGTACTGCGTGTCCGGCAGCGTGGACCGTCCCGGCGTCTACGAGCTCCCCTTCGGCGCGACCCTCGGCGAGCTGCTTCGGCTGGCGGGCGTCCGGGACGGGCTGCGGGCGGTGCTGCTGGGCGGCGCGGCGGGCGGTTTCGTCCGGGCCGACGAGATGGACATCCCGCTCACCTTCGAGGGCACCCGCGAGGCCGGCACCACGCTCGGCTCGGGGGTGGTCCTGGCCTTCGACGGCACGGTGCCGCTGCCCCGGCTGCTGCTGCGCATCGCCGAGTTCTTCCGCGACGAGTCGTGCGGGCAGTGCGTGCCCTGCCGGGTCGGGACGGTCCGGCAGGAGGAGGCGCTGCACCGGATCGCCGAGCGTACCGGCGCGGCGGCGGCCGACGACATCGCCCTGCTCCGGGAGGTCGGCCGCGCCATGCGGGACGCCTCCATCTGCGGTCTGGGGCAGACCGCGTGGAACGCCGTGGAATCCGCGATCGACCGACTGGGGGCCTACGCATGA
- a CDS encoding molybdopterin oxidoreductase family protein codes for MNERRKKDRGRRNYTRLTHPLVRDSRDEPFRRATWDEALDRAARGIERNRGAFGMFSCARATNEMNYVAQKFARVVMGTNNVDSCNRTCHAPSVAGLSAAFGSGGGTSSYEEIEHTDVIVMWGSNARFAHPIFFQHVLKGIRNGARMYALDPRRTSTAEWAESWLGLNVGTDIPMAHAIGREIIHAGLANEAFIARATTGFEEYKALVEPWTLSLAEKVTGVPAAAIRQVAHAYARAERAQLCWTLGITEHHNGTDNVRALINLSLLTGHVGRYGSGLQPLRGQNNVQGGGDMGAIPNRLPGFQDILDPGTRAKFESAWDTVIQPHYGLNLTEMFEAMEDGGLRAVYCVGENPAQSEADSEQAVRRLRQLDFLVVQDIFLTRTAELADVVLPATAGWAETEGTTTNSERRVQRVRRAVTPPGEAREDIDIICDLAGRLGHDWKYADSEAVWNELRSVSPDHHGMTYGRLEEHQGIQWPCPSTDGLEPPYLHGRLWADDPAARGAPAPFGIVQHDPPVDLTDERYPIRLTTGRRLDSYNTGVQSGSFASPLRRGEFVEISPEDAERYGVVVGEKVQVTSRRGSVVAPVWVDPALRPGLAFMTMHFPDEVDTNQLTIEANCPIAGTAEFKASAIRIEKLPVATIVR; via the coding sequence ATGAACGAACGCCGTAAGAAGGACCGGGGCCGCAGGAACTACACCCGGCTGACCCACCCCCTGGTGCGCGACTCCCGGGACGAGCCGTTCCGGCGGGCGACCTGGGACGAGGCCCTCGACCGGGCGGCCCGCGGCATCGAGCGCAACCGGGGCGCGTTCGGCATGTTCTCCTGCGCCCGCGCCACCAACGAGATGAACTACGTGGCGCAGAAGTTCGCCCGCGTCGTCATGGGCACCAACAACGTCGACTCCTGCAACCGCACCTGTCACGCGCCCAGCGTGGCGGGCCTGTCGGCGGCCTTCGGGTCGGGCGGCGGCACTTCCTCGTACGAGGAGATCGAGCACACCGACGTCATCGTGATGTGGGGCTCCAACGCCCGCTTCGCGCACCCGATCTTCTTCCAGCACGTGCTGAAGGGCATCCGCAACGGCGCCCGGATGTACGCGCTCGACCCGCGCCGCACCTCCACCGCCGAGTGGGCGGAGAGCTGGCTCGGCCTGAACGTCGGCACCGACATCCCGATGGCCCACGCGATCGGCCGCGAGATCATCCACGCGGGCCTCGCCAACGAGGCGTTCATCGCCCGGGCGACGACCGGCTTCGAGGAGTACAAGGCGCTCGTCGAACCGTGGACGCTGTCCCTCGCGGAGAAGGTGACGGGCGTCCCGGCCGCCGCCATCCGGCAGGTCGCGCACGCCTACGCCCGCGCCGAACGCGCCCAGCTGTGCTGGACGCTCGGCATCACCGAGCACCACAACGGCACCGACAACGTCCGCGCGTTGATCAACCTGTCCCTGCTCACCGGGCACGTCGGCCGCTACGGCAGCGGACTCCAGCCGCTGCGCGGGCAGAACAACGTGCAGGGCGGCGGCGACATGGGCGCCATCCCCAACCGGCTGCCCGGCTTCCAGGACATCCTCGACCCCGGCACCCGCGCGAAGTTCGAGTCCGCCTGGGACACCGTGATCCAGCCCCACTACGGCCTGAACCTCACCGAGATGTTCGAGGCGATGGAGGACGGTGGGCTGCGGGCCGTCTACTGCGTCGGCGAGAACCCCGCCCAGTCCGAGGCCGACAGCGAGCAGGCCGTACGGCGGCTGCGGCAGCTGGACTTCCTCGTCGTCCAGGACATCTTCCTGACGCGGACGGCCGAGCTGGCGGACGTCGTCCTCCCCGCCACCGCCGGGTGGGCCGAGACCGAGGGCACCACCACCAACAGCGAGCGCCGGGTCCAGCGGGTGCGCCGGGCCGTCACCCCGCCCGGGGAGGCCCGCGAGGACATCGACATCATCTGCGACCTCGCGGGCCGGCTCGGCCACGACTGGAAGTACGCCGACTCCGAGGCCGTCTGGAACGAGCTGCGGTCCGTGTCGCCGGACCACCACGGGATGACGTACGGGCGGCTGGAGGAGCACCAGGGCATCCAGTGGCCCTGCCCCAGCACCGACGGACTCGAACCGCCGTATCTGCACGGCCGGTTGTGGGCGGACGACCCGGCGGCGCGCGGCGCTCCGGCGCCGTTCGGGATCGTCCAGCACGATCCGCCGGTCGACCTGACCGACGAGCGGTACCCGATCCGGCTCACCACCGGGCGCCGGCTCGACTCCTACAACACCGGGGTGCAGAGCGGCAGTTTCGCCTCCCCGCTGCGGCGCGGCGAGTTCGTGGAGATCAGCCCGGAGGACGCCGAGCGGTACGGGGTCGTCGTCGGGGAGAAGGTCCAGGTGACCTCGCGGCGCGGCAGCGTCGTCGCGCCGGTGTGGGTGGACCCGGCACTGCGGCCCGGCCTGGCCTTCATGACCATGCACTTCCCCGACGAGGTGGACACCAACCAGCTGACGATCGAGGCGAACTGCCCGATCGCGGGGACGGCGGAGTTCAAGGCGTCGGCGATCCGGATCGAGAAGCTCCCCGTCGCGACCATCGTGAGGTGA
- a CDS encoding 2-dehydropantoate 2-reductase yields the protein MKVAVLGAGAIGAYVGAALHRAGADVHLIARGPHLAAMRQHGVRVLSPRGDFTARAHATDDPAEVGPVDYVFLGLKANAYAACGPLIAPLLHERTAVVAAQNGIPWWYFHRHGGPYDGHRLESVDPGGAVSAVLAPERAVGCVVYAATELEGPGVVRHLEGTRFSVGEPDRSVSRRCLAFSEAMVAGGLKCPVEPDLRNDIWLKLLGNISFNPISALARATMRQMCLHGGTRKVIETMMTETLAVATALGCEVGVSIERRLAGAERVGDHRTSTLQDLERGKPLELDVLLAAVVELAEITGVQVPTLRTVHAISDLLALRSAA from the coding sequence GTGAAAGTTGCAGTCCTCGGCGCCGGTGCCATCGGCGCCTACGTCGGAGCCGCGCTGCATCGCGCGGGTGCCGACGTGCACCTGATCGCCCGTGGACCGCACCTCGCGGCCATGAGGCAGCACGGGGTGCGGGTGCTCAGCCCGCGCGGCGACTTCACCGCCCGCGCCCACGCCACCGACGACCCGGCCGAGGTCGGCCCGGTCGACTACGTCTTCCTGGGCCTGAAGGCCAACGCGTACGCGGCGTGCGGGCCGCTGATCGCGCCGCTGCTGCACGAGCGCACGGCGGTCGTGGCCGCCCAGAACGGCATCCCCTGGTGGTACTTCCACCGGCACGGCGGCCCCTACGACGGGCACCGCCTCGAAAGCGTGGACCCGGGCGGCGCGGTCAGCGCCGTGCTCGCGCCCGAACGGGCCGTCGGCTGCGTCGTGTACGCCGCCACCGAACTCGAAGGACCCGGCGTCGTACGGCACTTGGAGGGCACCCGGTTCTCCGTCGGCGAGCCCGACCGGAGCGTGTCCCGGCGCTGTCTCGCCTTCAGCGAGGCCATGGTCGCCGGCGGCCTGAAGTGCCCGGTCGAACCCGACCTGCGCAACGACATCTGGCTCAAGCTGCTCGGCAACATCTCCTTCAACCCGATCAGCGCGCTCGCCCGCGCCACCATGCGGCAGATGTGCCTGCACGGCGGCACCCGCAAGGTCATCGAGACCATGATGACCGAGACGCTGGCCGTCGCCACGGCCCTGGGCTGCGAGGTCGGCGTCTCCATCGAGCGCCGGCTCGCGGGCGCCGAGAGGGTCGGCGACCACCGCACCTCCACGCTCCAGGACCTGGAGCGCGGCAAGCCGCTCGAACTCGACGTCCTCCTCGCGGCGGTCGTCGAACTGGCGGAGATCACCGGCGTGCAGGTGCCCACCCTGCGCACCGTGCACGCCATCTCGGACCTGCTCGCGCTGAGGAGCGCCGCATGA